In one window of Methanoculleus chikugoensis DNA:
- a CDS encoding cyclase family protein, with the protein MLIPISYPLNRRAPLYPGTEPLAISRTKSFEKGDAEEKSLIAFSSHAGTHIDLPRHFCPGGGSVQGLLAPEAVFEPARCIAIPKTGTEPIRIYDLLEHLDAIRTSRALFVRTGSGRVRGSDPDAYANAHPWVHHEVPGFLRMENPALRLFGIDAISIAIPAEPEEGTEAHRAFLCGSPHIFLLEDVDLSYGRLLEESWTLRVYPVVFDDLEGVPVVALAEFG; encoded by the coding sequence ATGCTCATCCCGATCTCGTACCCCCTGAACCGGAGAGCGCCCCTCTATCCCGGAACGGAACCGCTCGCGATCTCCCGCACAAAGTCCTTTGAAAAGGGCGATGCGGAGGAGAAGAGCCTGATCGCGTTCTCCAGCCATGCCGGGACGCACATTGACCTCCCCCGGCACTTCTGCCCGGGCGGCGGCTCGGTCCAGGGTCTCCTTGCGCCGGAAGCGGTCTTTGAGCCCGCCCGGTGCATCGCGATCCCGAAGACCGGAACGGAACCGATCCGGATCTACGACCTCCTCGAACACCTCGACGCAATCCGGACCTCGCGCGCGCTCTTTGTCCGGACCGGGAGCGGCCGGGTCCGGGGGAGCGACCCGGATGCCTACGCAAACGCGCACCCCTGGGTGCACCACGAGGTTCCGGGCTTCCTCCGTATGGAGAACCCCGCCCTCAGGCTTTTTGGGATCGACGCCATCTCCATCGCCATCCCGGCAGAACCGGAGGAGGGTACAGAGGCCCACCGCGCGTTCCTCTGCGGATCGCCGCACATCTTCCTGCTCGAGGATGTGGACCTCTCGTACGGCAGGCTGCTTGAAGAGTCCTGGACATTGCGGGTCTATCCGGTGGTCTTTGATGACCTGGAGGGGGTGCCGGTAGTGGCGCTCGCGGAGTTCGGGTGA
- the hepT gene encoding type VII toxin-antitoxin system HepT family RNase toxin encodes MRELEEALRDWERYRRIPEEQFLQDRDTQNMIHHAMLLSIQSAIDIATDVIAEERLRKPFTYRETFEVLAGEGVIPEPLARDLSNLAGFRNVLVHIYWNLDLKQVYAILQHDLAVLRTFSVIMKEHISESDSAEQDGSFSEP; translated from the coding sequence ATGCGGGAACTGGAGGAGGCTCTGAGGGACTGGGAGCGATACCGGCGCATCCCTGAAGAGCAGTTCCTGCAGGACCGGGATACGCAGAATATGATCCACCATGCCATGCTGCTATCCATTCAGTCGGCAATCGACATAGCGACCGATGTGATTGCAGAGGAGAGATTGAGAAAGCCTTTCACGTACCGGGAGACATTCGAGGTTCTCGCGGGTGAGGGGGTCATCCCCGAACCTCTTGCAAGGGATCTCTCAAACCTGGCAGGATTCCGAAATGTGCTCGTCCATATCTACTGGAACCTGGACCTCAAGCAGGTGTACGCGATCCTGCAGCACGATCTTGCTGTCCTCCGGACATTCTCCGTTATCATGAAGGAGCACATTTCAGAGAGCGATTCTGCCGAACAGGATGGATCTTTTTCAGAGCCCTAG
- a CDS encoding nucleotidyltransferase domain-containing protein: protein MSRDDATLFADRSDYTWNRPAAGGRVMREVKGEVDEVDRERIVDQLRRCLDGREDILLGYLYGSFLRHGEFHDIDIALFVSGERDPYELYKYTMGIASDLERCITPRYEIDLRLLNDAPVEFQYEVVKTGRLLVSRDEETRIAFEADVIAQFLDLKYLYDTIDRALLARVGE, encoded by the coding sequence ATGAGCAGGGATGACGCAACCCTCTTTGCTGACAGGTCTGATTATACGTGGAATCGACCCGCTGCGGGGGGCCGGGTGATGCGGGAGGTGAAAGGAGAAGTGGATGAAGTTGACCGAGAGCGGATCGTCGATCAGCTCCGCCGATGCCTTGATGGCAGGGAGGATATACTGCTTGGATACCTCTACGGCTCTTTTCTCCGCCACGGCGAGTTCCATGACATTGATATAGCGTTGTTTGTCTCCGGGGAGAGAGATCCCTATGAACTCTACAAATATACCATGGGTATCGCATCCGACCTTGAGCGGTGTATCACGCCGAGGTATGAGATCGATCTCCGTCTCCTGAATGATGCGCCCGTCGAGTTCCAGTATGAAGTAGTGAAGACCGGCCGTCTCCTTGTCTCCCGGGATGAGGAGACGCGCATCGCTTTTGAGGCCGACGTGATAGCGCAGTTCCTCGATCTGAAATATCTCTACGATACGATTGACAGAGCTCTCCTCGCCAGGGTGGGAGAATGA
- a CDS encoding type II toxin-antitoxin system HicB family antitoxin has protein sequence MPYRYAIEIIYSDEDEGFIAVVPELPGCSAFGETEEEALREVKVAVSLRLEAAIEEGRRIPEPVGMERLRDILSGTGAACGPGA, from the coding sequence ATGCCATATAGATACGCGATCGAGATAATCTACAGCGATGAGGACGAAGGGTTCATCGCCGTGGTCCCGGAACTTCCGGGGTGCTCCGCATTCGGCGAGACCGAGGAGGAAGCGCTCCGCGAGGTGAAGGTTGCCGTCTCCCTTCGGCTTGAGGCCGCCATCGAAGAGGGCAGGAGAATTCCGGAGCCTGTTGGGATGGAGCGGCTCCGGGATATTCTTTCGGGGACGGGGGCCGCGTGCGGGCCGGGAGCGTGA
- the hcp gene encoding hydroxylamine reductase, which yields MFCNQCEETAKGLGCTVRGVCGKEGETAGLQDVLIYTLKGLSVRNLAAMKKGGGNPGAGRFVAESLFATLTNVNFDPARFEEAIQEAACIRDALPPAGNAEPAACTWAPASPEAIAAKAQEIVAARENADPDLQSLRDLLVYGLKGIGAYSHHAAVLGYEDEEVMSFMQEGLAATLQDLSVDEMVGYVLKCGEVGVKVLALLDTANTGSYGTPAITTVGTAAGARPGILVTGHDLKDLADLLEQTAGTGVDVYTHGEMLPAHGYPGLKKHSHLVGNYGGSWPFQREEFERFNGPVLVTTNCLVPPKDSYRDRVYTTGLVGYAGLKHIGASPDGKKDFSALIEHAKRCKPPADLSRGDLVTGCAHAPVLAIADAVVGAVKSGAIKRFLVMAGCDGRYSGRDYYTRFAKALPADTIILTAGCAKYRYNSLGLGDIGGIPRVLDAGQCNDCYSLVVIAQALAEAFAVGINDLPISYNIAWYEQKAVLVLLALLSLGVKDITLGPRLPGFVSPGILKVLVENFGIRGIATVEEDLERMVPGN from the coding sequence ATGTTCTGCAACCAGTGTGAAGAGACGGCAAAAGGCCTTGGCTGCACCGTACGCGGTGTCTGCGGCAAGGAGGGCGAGACCGCCGGGCTCCAGGACGTCCTGATCTACACCCTCAAGGGGCTCTCGGTACGGAACCTCGCGGCGATGAAGAAGGGCGGCGGGAACCCGGGGGCAGGGAGGTTCGTTGCGGAGAGCCTCTTTGCGACCCTGACCAACGTGAACTTCGACCCCGCGCGGTTTGAGGAAGCGATCCAGGAGGCCGCCTGCATCCGCGACGCTCTCCCCCCCGCCGGGAATGCGGAGCCTGCGGCCTGCACCTGGGCCCCGGCAAGCCCTGAGGCCATCGCGGCGAAGGCGCAGGAGATCGTCGCCGCACGGGAGAACGCTGATCCGGATCTCCAGTCGCTCCGCGACCTCCTTGTCTACGGGCTCAAAGGGATAGGCGCCTACTCGCATCACGCCGCCGTCCTCGGCTACGAGGACGAGGAGGTCATGTCCTTCATGCAGGAGGGCCTCGCCGCCACGCTGCAGGACCTCTCCGTCGACGAGATGGTCGGCTACGTCTTGAAGTGCGGCGAAGTCGGCGTGAAGGTCCTCGCCCTCCTCGATACGGCGAACACCGGCTCCTACGGGACGCCGGCGATCACGACGGTCGGCACCGCCGCAGGTGCGCGACCGGGCATCCTGGTCACCGGCCACGACCTCAAGGACCTCGCCGACCTCCTCGAACAGACCGCGGGGACAGGCGTCGACGTCTACACCCACGGTGAGATGCTCCCGGCGCACGGCTACCCGGGCCTCAAAAAGCACTCTCACCTGGTCGGCAACTACGGCGGTTCCTGGCCGTTCCAGCGGGAGGAGTTCGAGCGGTTCAACGGCCCGGTCCTGGTCACGACGAACTGCCTCGTCCCCCCGAAGGACTCCTACCGCGACCGGGTCTACACCACCGGGCTCGTCGGGTATGCGGGGCTGAAACACATCGGCGCGTCGCCGGACGGGAAGAAGGACTTCTCGGCCCTGATCGAGCACGCGAAGCGCTGCAAGCCCCCGGCGGATCTCTCCCGCGGCGACCTGGTCACGGGATGCGCCCACGCCCCGGTCCTCGCCATCGCCGATGCGGTCGTCGGTGCGGTGAAGTCCGGCGCCATCAAGCGGTTCCTCGTGATGGCCGGCTGTGACGGGCGGTACAGCGGGCGGGATTACTACACCCGGTTCGCCAAGGCCCTCCCGGCGGACACGATCATCCTTACCGCCGGATGCGCGAAGTACCGCTACAACAGCCTCGGGCTCGGCGATATCGGCGGCATCCCCCGCGTCCTCGACGCCGGCCAGTGCAACGACTGCTACTCCCTGGTGGTCATCGCCCAGGCCCTCGCCGAAGCCTTCGCCGTCGGGATCAACGACCTCCCGATCTCCTACAACATCGCCTGGTACGAGCAGAAGGCGGTGCTCGTCCTTCTTGCCCTCCTCTCGCTCGGCGTCAAGGATATCACCCTCGGCCCCCGCCTCCCGGGCTTCGTCTCGCCCGGAATCCTGAAAGTGCTCGTCGAGAACTTCGGGATCAGGGGGATCGCGACGGTCGAGGAGGACCTCGAACGGATGGTGCCGGGGAACTGA
- a CDS encoding winged helix-turn-helix transcriptional regulator, which translates to MQSVCTVNRTVKYLGKKWMFLIILELYKGDGYTRRFTEVKERLPGITAKVLSARLKELEEEGLVEKHVEAGTVPVRSEYTLTASGLGLVEVIKDIKRWALRWKIENRACGAQDCHDCVL; encoded by the coding sequence ATGCAGAGCGTCTGCACGGTCAATCGGACCGTCAAGTATCTCGGAAAGAAGTGGATGTTCCTGATCATCCTCGAACTCTACAAAGGAGACGGTTACACCCGGCGGTTCACCGAGGTGAAGGAGCGGCTCCCGGGGATCACGGCGAAGGTCCTCTCGGCCCGCTTAAAGGAACTGGAGGAGGAAGGCCTCGTCGAGAAGCACGTGGAGGCCGGAACCGTCCCCGTCAGAAGCGAGTACACCCTCACCGCAAGCGGGCTTGGACTCGTCGAGGTGATCAAGGATATCAAGCGGTGGGCGCTCCGGTGGAAGATCGAGAACCGGGCATGCGGGGCGCAGGACTGCCACGACTGCGTGTTGTGA
- a CDS encoding DNA topoisomerase IV subunit A, with translation MSREEMDALAKERLVGIARGWYDQMRDGVVPYIRLPTRTKRNLAYDDEGEVWKYGEKESTRAATNEKGAVHILKMAYLIGFLKQQLVENRSSTLRELYYISEGWKKAKFTAQDESNLLIEDLEIITDVQREAFHLRPEEDGASLFGPLRIRETTRRGVKEMHCQEDVGEAGYPIPNNVDNLDFVDHDAKFVIAIETGGMYARLMENGFDEEYGAILVHLKGQPARSTRRVLRRLNDSLNLPVVVFTDGDPWSYRIYASVAYGSIKSAHMSDILATPQAQFIGVQPSDISDYNLPADHLTEQDINALKAELTDPRFATDYWRTQINLQLDMKLKSEQQAFASRGLDFVTKEYLPKRLSEMGII, from the coding sequence ATGTCTAGGGAAGAGATGGATGCGCTGGCAAAGGAGCGGCTCGTTGGTATCGCCCGTGGATGGTACGACCAGATGCGGGACGGTGTCGTGCCCTATATCCGGCTGCCGACGCGGACGAAACGAAATCTCGCCTACGACGACGAAGGCGAGGTCTGGAAGTACGGCGAGAAGGAGAGCACCCGGGCGGCGACGAACGAGAAAGGAGCAGTCCATATCCTGAAGATGGCCTATCTCATCGGGTTCTTGAAGCAGCAGCTCGTGGAGAACCGGTCGTCGACCTTGAGAGAACTCTACTATATCTCCGAAGGGTGGAAGAAGGCGAAGTTCACCGCCCAGGACGAGAGCAACCTCCTGATCGAGGATCTCGAGATCATCACCGACGTCCAGCGGGAGGCGTTCCACCTCCGGCCGGAGGAGGACGGCGCCTCGCTCTTCGGGCCGCTGCGGATCCGGGAGACCACCCGCCGGGGCGTCAAGGAGATGCACTGCCAGGAGGACGTCGGGGAGGCGGGCTACCCCATCCCGAACAACGTCGATAACCTCGACTTCGTCGACCACGACGCGAAGTTCGTCATCGCCATCGAGACTGGCGGTATGTACGCCCGTCTGATGGAGAACGGGTTCGACGAGGAGTACGGGGCGATCCTGGTCCACCTCAAGGGGCAGCCGGCACGCTCCACGCGCCGGGTCTTACGGCGTCTCAACGACTCGCTCAACCTTCCCGTGGTCGTCTTCACCGACGGCGACCCCTGGTCCTACCGGATCTACGCGAGCGTCGCCTACGGCTCTATCAAGAGCGCCCACATGTCGGATATCCTGGCGACCCCCCAGGCGCAGTTCATCGGGGTGCAGCCCTCCGACATCTCCGACTACAACCTCCCCGCCGACCACCTCACGGAGCAGGACATCAACGCACTGAAAGCAGAGTTGACAGACCCCAGGTTTGCAACCGACTACTGGCGCACCCAGATCAACCTGCAGCTCGATATGAAACTGAAGTCGGAACAGCAGGCGTTCGCGAGCCGGGGGCTCGACTTCGTGACGAAGGAGTACCTCCCAAAAAGGCTCTCGGAGATGGGGATCATCTGA
- a CDS encoding DNA topoisomerase VI subunit B → MVLAEDLAKQQRSISIAEFFEKNKHLLGFDSPTRGIITTIKEAVDNALDACEESEVLPDIFVGIKRVDAEVYRITVEDNGPGIVPENVPLVFGKLLYGSRFHQIRQSRGQQGIGISAAVLYAQLTTGIPTLVVSRTGAKARAHRFELMIKTETNEPEIVSHEEIDWDRTHGTRIEIQFKSTLAAKKRLADYLRLTAIVNPHARITADIDGEVTTFERVSGEVPPCPKPILPHPHGIEFGALKRIAAASTGTVEEFLVGSFSRVGKKTADEMIALAKLKPSRKVNKLDADELKRLLEAMQAVKVPAPPAQQCLSPIGEDLICRGLEKEIQLDFVKARTRPSAVYGGHSFIIEAAIGYGGKVPPEGTAQLFRFANRVPLLYQQGACAITNCVSQVNWKGYGLSQQGLPMGPMLIMVHVASTNVPFTSESKDAVASIPEIEREIVLVLQELGRELKTYLYRRDKTKQQDNRARAICSIIPDIAAKVSEIVELPLVDTSPIEGKIMRKVVAKKRTVDGKVCIDVNNYTAKEVPLVLYNLSRDEAADAVPRPDFVDNMDGEYNKVWRRTLGAGEAWQIVYTGSGDGSVDLRGVEDNVKVVVDLDV, encoded by the coding sequence ATGGTGCTTGCTGAAGACCTGGCGAAGCAGCAGCGGAGCATCAGCATCGCGGAGTTCTTCGAGAAGAACAAGCACCTGCTCGGCTTCGACTCCCCGACGCGCGGGATCATCACCACCATCAAGGAAGCGGTGGACAACGCCCTCGACGCCTGTGAGGAGTCGGAGGTGCTCCCCGACATCTTCGTCGGCATCAAGAGGGTCGACGCCGAGGTCTACCGGATAACCGTCGAGGACAACGGCCCCGGCATCGTGCCGGAGAACGTCCCCCTGGTCTTCGGAAAACTCCTCTACGGGTCCAGGTTCCACCAGATCCGGCAGAGCCGCGGGCAGCAGGGTATCGGGATATCGGCGGCGGTGCTGTACGCGCAGCTCACCACCGGCATCCCGACGCTGGTCGTCTCCCGGACGGGGGCGAAGGCGAGAGCGCACCGGTTCGAACTGATGATAAAGACCGAGACGAACGAGCCGGAGATCGTCAGCCACGAGGAGATCGACTGGGACCGGACGCACGGGACACGGATCGAGATCCAGTTCAAGAGCACCCTCGCCGCGAAGAAGCGGCTGGCGGACTACCTCCGCCTGACGGCGATCGTCAACCCGCATGCCCGGATAACGGCCGATATCGACGGCGAGGTGACGACGTTCGAACGGGTATCGGGCGAGGTCCCGCCCTGCCCGAAACCCATTCTCCCCCACCCGCACGGGATCGAGTTCGGGGCGCTGAAACGGATCGCGGCGGCGAGCACCGGGACCGTCGAGGAGTTCCTCGTCGGCAGTTTCTCCCGGGTCGGGAAGAAGACCGCAGACGAGATGATCGCGCTCGCCAAACTCAAACCCTCACGGAAGGTGAACAAACTCGATGCCGACGAGTTGAAGAGGCTCCTCGAAGCGATGCAGGCCGTGAAGGTTCCGGCCCCGCCGGCGCAGCAGTGCCTCTCCCCCATCGGGGAGGACCTGATCTGCCGGGGGCTTGAGAAGGAGATCCAGCTCGACTTCGTCAAGGCCCGCACCCGGCCGAGCGCGGTCTACGGCGGGCACTCGTTCATCATCGAGGCGGCGATCGGTTACGGCGGCAAGGTTCCCCCCGAAGGTACCGCCCAGCTCTTCCGGTTCGCAAACCGCGTCCCCCTCCTCTACCAGCAGGGCGCCTGCGCGATCACGAACTGTGTCTCGCAGGTGAACTGGAAGGGTTACGGTCTCTCGCAGCAGGGCCTTCCCATGGGGCCGATGCTCATCATGGTCCACGTGGCGTCCACGAACGTCCCCTTCACGAGCGAGAGCAAGGACGCGGTCGCGTCCATCCCGGAGATCGAGCGCGAGATCGTCCTCGTCCTCCAGGAACTCGGCCGGGAACTCAAGACCTACCTTTACCGCCGGGACAAAACGAAGCAGCAGGACAACCGCGCCCGGGCGATATGCTCGATCATCCCCGATATCGCCGCAAAGGTGAGCGAGATCGTGGAACTCCCCCTCGTCGACACCTCCCCGATCGAGGGCAAGATCATGCGCAAGGTCGTCGCGAAGAAGCGGACGGTCGACGGGAAGGTCTGTATCGACGTCAACAACTACACCGCGAAGGAAGTCCCCCTTGTCCTCTACAACCTCTCCCGCGATGAGGCCGCGGACGCGGTGCCCCGGCCGGACTTCGTCGACAATATGGACGGGGAGTACAACAAGGTCTGGCGGCGCACCCTTGGCGCCGGCGAGGCCTGGCAGATCGTCTACACGGGATCGGGCGACGGTTCGGTCGATCTGCGCGGCGTGGAGGATAACGTGAAAGTGGTGGTGGATCTCGATGTCTAG
- the hisS gene encoding histidine--tRNA ligase encodes MLQKPRGTRDFLPDEMERRRLIERRMREAARRWGYREVCTPDFENLELFTMKSGEGIIQEMYVFEDKGGRQLTLRPEVTAAVLRMYVNEGKVLPKPIRWCYFADCFRYERPQKGRYRQFWQFGVELIGADTPSADAEVIMLADDTLRSTGVTFDLHVGHLAPMKHLLSGLDPGDQRAIMAYLDKHDPQGLEAALVEKNLTHLAEPLAALGECRTVSEVFEVAGDVPERARIEETFSLLDSQNIDYRPDFGIARGLDYYTGMVFEGFAKNLGAENQILGGGTYRLAHLFGGDDVASCGFAIGFDRVMVSIGDFTLAHEPVVGVVCTPEGRARALEVARAFREAGIRAEADLMGRGMGAQLAHAAKTADFAAVLGKREVEAGTVTLKDLHSGEQQERSLEDAIAEVARHGAC; translated from the coding sequence ATGCTTCAAAAACCACGGGGAACACGGGACTTTTTACCCGACGAGATGGAACGGCGGCGGCTGATCGAGCGGCGGATGCGGGAAGCGGCCCGCCGGTGGGGATACCGGGAGGTCTGCACACCCGACTTCGAGAACCTTGAACTCTTCACAATGAAGTCCGGCGAAGGGATCATCCAGGAGATGTACGTCTTCGAGGACAAGGGCGGCAGGCAGTTGACGCTCCGGCCCGAGGTGACCGCGGCGGTGCTCCGGATGTACGTCAACGAGGGCAAAGTGCTCCCGAAACCGATCCGCTGGTGCTACTTCGCCGACTGTTTCCGCTACGAGCGCCCCCAGAAAGGCCGTTACCGGCAGTTCTGGCAGTTCGGCGTCGAGCTGATCGGGGCGGACACTCCATCCGCCGACGCCGAGGTGATCATGCTCGCCGACGACACCCTCCGGTCGACCGGCGTCACCTTCGACCTCCATGTCGGCCACCTCGCGCCGATGAAGCATCTCCTCTCCGGGCTCGACCCCGGCGACCAGCGGGCGATCATGGCCTACCTCGACAAGCACGACCCGCAAGGGCTCGAGGCGGCGCTGGTCGAGAAGAACCTTACCCACCTTGCCGAGCCCCTCGCGGCGCTCGGAGAGTGCCGCACCGTCTCCGAGGTCTTCGAGGTCGCCGGCGACGTCCCGGAGCGCGCGCGGATCGAAGAGACGTTCTCGCTCCTCGACTCCCAGAACATCGACTACCGGCCCGACTTCGGGATTGCCCGGGGGCTCGACTATTACACCGGGATGGTCTTTGAGGGGTTCGCGAAGAACCTCGGCGCGGAGAACCAGATCCTCGGCGGCGGCACCTACCGGCTCGCCCACCTCTTCGGCGGCGACGACGTCGCGTCCTGCGGGTTTGCTATCGGTTTCGACCGTGTCATGGTCTCGATCGGGGACTTTACGCTCGCGCACGAACCCGTCGTCGGCGTCGTCTGCACGCCGGAGGGACGGGCGCGGGCGCTCGAGGTCGCCCGGGCCTTCCGGGAGGCGGGGATCCGGGCCGAGGCCGACCTGATGGGGCGGGGGATGGGCGCCCAGCTCGCTCACGCCGCAAAGACCGCAGACTTCGCCGCGGTCCTCGGGAAGCGCGAGGTCGAGGCGGGGACGGTGACCCTCAAGGACCTCCACTCCGGCGAGCAGCAGGAGAGGAGCCTCGAGGACGCCATCGCTGAGGTAGCGCGGCATGGTGCTTGCTGA
- a CDS encoding ABC transporter permease: MSYLAYVAGFGVAVTAFLWLRDLRIFSRTGLAGYRKAAYLGVPFTALALLGFFVTAYAEAWEYLGLGLVLLALYLQGRVERENVWLHGEGARKRFFGSAERINDKGSRKRL; encoded by the coding sequence ATGTCCTATCTTGCCTACGTCGCAGGGTTCGGCGTTGCCGTCACCGCTTTCCTGTGGCTCCGCGACCTGCGGATATTCTCCCGTACAGGCCTTGCCGGATACCGGAAGGCGGCGTACCTCGGGGTTCCCTTCACGGCGCTTGCCCTGCTGGGCTTCTTCGTGACCGCATACGCCGAAGCGTGGGAGTACCTCGGCCTCGGGCTGGTTCTCTTAGCCCTCTATCTCCAGGGCCGGGTCGAGAGGGAGAACGTCTGGCTGCACGGCGAGGGTGCCCGCAAGCGATTTTTCGGCAGTGCGGAGCGCATAAATGATAAGGGTTCGCGCAAGAGACTTTAA
- the larB gene encoding nickel pincer cofactor biosynthesis protein LarB, which produces MLPNATIKDILRMYRNDEVSEDEAANALEGLRIEVIDGMARIDAGRSVRCGMPEVVLAEGKEPEAFAGIMLAQVKAAGRCIATRVSAEHLDALRARLPPEVRMEHREAARAVVLSTGEGPVPRRGTVAILTAGTSDIPVAEEARLIAEEMGCEVRTAYDVGVAGIHRLFSALRDLIPADVFVVAAGREGTLPAIVAGLVDRPVIGVPVSTGYGYMGGGEAALASMLQACSVLAVVNIDAGFTAGAFAAQVAHGGNRE; this is translated from the coding sequence ATGCTGCCGAATGCCACCATCAAGGACATCCTCCGGATGTATCGTAACGACGAGGTATCTGAGGACGAGGCGGCGAACGCCCTCGAAGGGCTCCGCATCGAGGTTATCGACGGCATGGCCCGGATCGATGCCGGGCGGAGCGTGCGCTGCGGGATGCCCGAGGTGGTGCTCGCCGAGGGTAAGGAGCCGGAGGCGTTTGCCGGGATCATGCTCGCGCAGGTGAAGGCTGCCGGAAGGTGCATCGCGACGAGGGTCTCGGCGGAGCACCTCGATGCCCTGCGCGCCCGGCTGCCGCCGGAGGTCCGGATGGAGCACCGGGAGGCGGCACGGGCGGTCGTCCTCTCGACGGGGGAGGGGCCCGTTCCCCGGCGGGGAACCGTCGCCATCCTCACGGCAGGGACGTCCGACATCCCCGTTGCCGAGGAGGCGAGGCTGATCGCCGAGGAGATGGGGTGCGAGGTCAGGACAGCCTACGACGTCGGGGTGGCGGGGATTCATCGCCTCTTCTCGGCGCTCCGTGACCTGATCCCGGCCGACGTCTTCGTGGTGGCCGCCGGGCGGGAAGGGACGCTCCCCGCGATCGTCGCGGGGCTGGTCGACCGCCCGGTGATCGGCGTTCCCGTGAGCACCGGCTACGGCTACATGGGCGGCGGCGAGGCGGCACTTGCGAGCATGCTCCAGGCATGCTCGGTGCTTGCGGTCGTGAACATCGATGCCGGGTTCACGGCAGGCGCGTTCGCCGCGCAGGTCGCACACGGGGGTAACCGGGAATGA
- a CDS encoding nicotinamide-nucleotide adenylyltransferase, which translates to MSRGFYVGRFQPYHNGHQSVLERIASSADEIVIGVGSAQISHTVANPFTAGERVLMLTRSLADLDCPFYVIPIEDVQRNALWAAHVRSMTPPFDTVYSSNPLVMQLFAEAGVDVQSPDMYERLTHSGTVIRQRMLDGEPWEHLVPPAVVDVIREIHGVERLQRIAGSD; encoded by the coding sequence ATGAGCAGGGGTTTCTACGTCGGACGATTCCAGCCCTACCACAACGGGCACCAGTCGGTGCTGGAGCGGATAGCCAGCTCTGCCGACGAGATCGTCATCGGGGTGGGGAGCGCCCAGATCTCCCATACCGTGGCGAACCCCTTCACGGCAGGGGAACGGGTGCTGATGCTCACCCGGTCGCTCGCCGACCTCGACTGCCCGTTCTACGTCATCCCGATCGAGGACGTCCAGCGCAATGCTCTCTGGGCCGCCCACGTCCGTTCGATGACCCCGCCGTTCGATACGGTCTACTCGTCGAACCCTCTCGTCATGCAGCTCTTCGCCGAGGCCGGGGTCGACGTTCAGTCGCCCGATATGTACGAGCGGCTGACGCACTCCGGAACCGTCATCCGGCAACGGATGCTCGACGGCGAACCCTGGGAGCACCTGGTTCCCCCGGCCGTGGTGGACGTCATCCGCGAGATCCACGGCGTGGAGCGGCTGCAGCGGATCGCGGGGAGCGACTGA